AATTGGTAGTCTGATAACTGATTGTATCACTAATAAGTCTTCGCGGTTACATTTCAGCTCagctgtttctttttctttttacctttTGATATAGAGGTTGTGGTTTAGTTACTTTTCGAGGTGTATGTCAAGCTTTTGTGCATCATAGTTTGAAGaacattcttaaaccaataatcCGAGTGCCTCGTGCTTATCATATTGGGTCAGTAGGTCATTGAGCAGCGAGTGTTATTTTAGGAGCACCTGCACACGGACTTCAGGAGGTTCTACGGAATTTGTCAATGTCCGGAATTGGCAATCAAATGAAAATTCATGTTATTTTTCCCCAACATGATCGAAGAGCAAGGTCCGAAATGGCGTAACCTACTGATTAAGGAAGGACATTTATTTTGAAATTTTGATTCCATGTTTCTGTTGATACCACGGTCATTTACTTTCTTGACTTTCAACTATTTAGCATGTATATTtgcaatttcattttcatttttgtttttatgttgTAACTTTTCCCTTTTGAGTTCTCTAATCTTTACTTCATCAGTAGATTGAAAACTGTTGGTTGTTTGTCATGGCATTCTGTGTGTGCAATGTAAACACGCGAGattcatttttctttccatctaATGCTTTTGATataattcatttttctttcatcTAACTTCTTTATTATCATGTCATCCAGTATCGAGGCATAGAACACTCATGAACATATTTGACAAAGCTCCAAGCGTTCATAGAGATGCATTTGTCGCCCCCAGTGCATCTATCACTGGAGATGTCCATGTGGGCCGAGGATCCTCTATCTGGTATGGATGTGTTCTACGAGGTAAGTTTGTTGTGAGTGGAAGTTGAGGATTTTTTCTTTATATCGTTTATATCCACATTTCCATCTTTAAATTTAACATTTTACTCTTTTTCCAAAGAGACTGTTTTACATTCTTCTCGACCCATAGTCAGGTGTCACATTGCAGTTAACAGTTAAGATGCTTAAAGTTTCTCTGTCTTAATTAAATGAATCACCATTAGGTATTCATAAGAACATAGTTATGGAATAAACATCATCTAGAACATTATCTGGTGTGTCTAATGTGAGGTTATTAGTGGATACTTGGATTTATTGAACTAGTGAAGTGGGGATATCCTCTGAATGCAGATTAGTGGATACCGCGCCATTCCAAACCTATATATAGTTTTGCCTAGATGGTTGACTATCCTCATGTATGGCCTCATCCCACAGACAATGTTGTGTCCTGTAGCTGTCCTAGTCCAACTTCTACAGGGCCATGTTCAGGCTGATATTGGTTAACACGGATAGGCATTCTGGTTATGGCTGCATCTCTGTCAGTACCAAATACTTGGAGCATGAAACTCATTTACGTCAAGCATAAAGAAGACTCTAAACCACTTAAACCACTTGAATATTTCTTTGCTAGCCTTAGCTTTAGCTAATCATGTTTATATTTTTTAGGCGAAACGATCCTCCCTTGTTTCTTATAGAGTTTCAACTTAACTCTAAACCACTTGAACAATTTCTTCGCTAGCCTTAGCTTTAGCTTATCATGCTTATTTTTTTTAGGCAAAACGATCTTCCTTGTTTCTCATAGAGTTTCAGCTCAACTCGACATATTTTTGTATTTGACAATGCTTATAAggtgtttataaaaaaaaatgttttactATGTGCAGGTGACGCGAACAGCATCAGTATCGGTTCAGGAACTAATATACAGGACAACTCCATTGTGCATGTAGCAAAATCTAATCTACAAGGGAAAGTCTTACCAACTACCATTGGAGACAATGTTACTGTAGGTAAGAGTATGCTACCACTTCTGTTCATGTTAGCGTTTCTGTATCCACCTCTCATTTTGAAGAGCTAGTTTGGTTAAGCATGTAGGATAGTTACGAATAAACTCATGTTATAATTTAGAACTTTATACTGAGCAGGTCACAGTGCCATCTTACATGGTTGCACTGTGGAGGATGAGGCTGTTGTTGGTACTGGGGCAACTCTGCTTGACGGGGTAGTTGTCGAGAAACACGCAATGGTTGCTGCTGGATCTCTAGTGAGACAGGATACTAGGATCCCATATGGAGAGGTTTGTCTGCAAACACAACagcttttaatatttttttgtgtttaaaaCAACCAAAATGTCACTGTGTctatacttttttttctttcaatcctCATTGACAAAATCTTCCAACTGCCCATCGCATGTATGATAGTTGAACAGCATTCCCCTCAGGTCTCCGAGATTAGTATGTTGCTCACTGAGTCTCTCACCTAATCTGTATTCCCTTTACTGTATACCGTATTCCATCCTATATTCCATCCTATGCCTATCCCAAAACAAAATCTTAATCTCTTATGTCATAAAGCACTCATTGATCGAGCCGTTGTAGTCAAAGTGTCAACCACAGGCATGCTCGAAACTTGGGTAACCTTGTAAGCAATTTTCAGATTATTCTTCTCCGATCAACAGTTTCCAGACATTGTCTTTTGTTTTCCTTAGCAAACCGGGTTTACCAAGTCAACTAATGTATGTGCCTAAAGAGAGAAATAAAGTAGCTGATATACTATCTAAATTGGCTAGAGTGGATAAAGTCAGTGAAACTTGGGTTGATAATGTTCCTCCTGTGATTATACCACGGTTACAGGAAGATGCACGTCATGTAGCAGTTTCTTAActtaaataaaaaatcttcttctgctccaaaaaaaaaaaaaaaaagaaaagaaaaaagtaatGTATCCCAATGCTCACTTACGTGACAGGTTTGGGGAGGTAATCCAGCGAAGTTCCTGAGGAAACTTACAGAAGAGGAAATATCTTTTAACTCTCAGTCAGCTATCAACTACACCAGCTTAGCACAGGCCCATGCAGCTGAGAATGCAAAATCTTTTGAAGAGACCGAATTTTTAAAGTCTCTGAAACTGAAGTTTGCTCAGCAAGATGAGGAGCATGATTCAACATCGGTTGCTCTTCCTGACAATGCTATACCTGACCAATCACCAAAGGTTGCTGCTTAAGTTAAATGTTCTCTAAGATGAGTAAATTTTAAAGGTTTGTTATCAACACAACTTATATAGTGTGAGGGGGTGTTATGGTGAATTGGGTTCCACTTCAAATAATTTTTGGTACTAAGCCGTGCTGCGGCAATACCAGGCCTTCCCAGGTCTATCAGGAACACTGTTTTCAGGTTTCTTAGACAGAATTTATGCCACAGATTAGCAGATTTCGATGTTTTCCACCACTGTAAGATGTGATCTTGGTTTAAATTTACTAGGAATGTACTTAGAGGTTCCAGATTGGACAGAATAAGTAATCTTTATGAATTTGTTATTATTCCTTCCTGTTTGAACTTTTACAAGTTTTGCTTGCATCCTCACAGTTCCTATTTCTTCTTGGTATCTCATCACTATCAAGCATCATTATTATTATGGTTTTAATGATGTTTTAAGACTGGTGGTGGACGTGGTTCCCCCGATTAGAGTTGTAATTTGTAAAGTCAAGCATGGAAACAAGAGACTTAGAATTGGTTGACTAAGTGTAATACTATAATATGGTTCAGGCTTTTCAGGTCTTTGGAATTTTGCTACAGAAGTTAGTGATAGATATTGCTTGATACTAAAATAG
This is a stretch of genomic DNA from Papaver somniferum cultivar HN1 chromosome 1, ASM357369v1, whole genome shotgun sequence. It encodes these proteins:
- the LOC113288271 gene encoding gamma carbonic anhydrase 1, mitochondrial-like, with amino-acid sequence MGTLGKAVYTVGFWIRETGQAIDRLGSRLQGKYHFHEQLSRHRTLMNIFDKAPSVHRDAFVAPSASITGDVHVGRGSSIWYGCVLRGDANSISIGSGTNIQDNSIVHVAKSNLQGKVLPTTIGDNVTVGHSAILHGCTVEDEAVVGTGATLLDGVVVEKHAMVAAGSLVRQDTRIPYGEVWGGNPAKFLRKLTEEEISFNSQSAINYTSLAQAHAAENAKSFEETEFLKSLKLKFAQQDEEHDSTSVALPDNAIPDQSPKVAA